A section of the Humulus lupulus chromosome 2, drHumLupu1.1, whole genome shotgun sequence genome encodes:
- the LOC133819388 gene encoding uncharacterized protein LOC133819388 gives MGSVEMNVMDSNKGVCVSAGNSASTEVSDEYDIFGESEILPRVGSEYQVELPSLITVSEYLRLSNSLAEAEITYRGPQNILTGMPIPVVWISEKTAENKDLEEQEAFEGVICVHISSEPKLEPLDVTSLNGTKLGESEDLLQNYAKAELQPEHGGQCQFLVPGGLGDIWSRIEEASFLLGLYIFGKNLVVVKRFIESKQMREMLSYYYGRFYGSKRYRRWSECRKAKSRRSIFGQRIFTGLRHQELLSRLLLHVSEECRFIVLQISKTYGEGKISLEQYVLTLKATFGLPALVEAVGVGKGKQDLTGIVMDTPKANQIAPLRPEVPMGKACSALTTTEIIKFLTGDFRLSKARSSDLFWEAVWPRLLERGWHSEEPYNHGFPAGSKHSLVFLIPGIKKFSRRKLVKGDHYFDCVSDVLSKVASNPELIEIECYRTKEENGWTDETKVDQEDVLNQRRHCYLKPRTSSHSTNVMKFTVVDTSLSNGKACTVREVRCLPGENMNSHTSLSDSEEDDGDILDELGDKYSSADTFGLNKDRTNDLRATMTNSCKTLPYGGNDFEYDVSKQSYLVHGACLNTLPAHNFEDKEAETLKGIQQDKATKSKFFQEMVSANIHPLVPVAKRRRRLPPSRKEVTCLSTTNSRVDFRFQQEAKSCINSSDFSESIPTHTKLPGTPITTTNGIANSNLSAAEHPLEKPPLRALFDLNIPLSHDAEIDNFMVDTTEAQDYKTNKELDKPQEVKSPECETNSEQEAKVSSRRHSTRNRPLTTKVLEAFACGYMDAKQKRKAKDAIPGENLRLRTPRRARASVTPPEGLNSFTLDFTVRQNGNAIRNSNAEVFNNPGNAIKNSNAEVFNYLGNDINFKTG, from the exons ATGGGCTCTGTTGAAATGAATGTTATGGACTCCAACAAGGGTGTATGTGTATCTGCTGGGAACTCAGCTTCTACAGAAGTTTCTGATGAATATGATATCTTTGGAGAATCAGAGATACTTCCAAGAGTTGGAAGTGAATACCAGGTTGAGCTTCCCTCTCTAATTACAGTATCTGAATATTTAAGGCTTTCAAATAGCCTTGCTGAGGCAGAAATAACTTATAGAGGTCCTCAAAATATTCTCACTGGAATGCCTATACCAGTCGTGTGGATAAGTGAGAAAACTGCTGAGAACAAAGATCTTGAAGAACAGGAAGCTTTTGAGGGTGTCATATGTGTACATATATCATCTGAACCTAAACTTGAGCCATTAGATGTCACTTCACTTAATGGGACTAAATTAGGTGAATCAGAAGACTTGTTGCAAAACTATGCAAAAGCTGAACTGCAGCCAGAACATGGAGGACAATGCCAGTTTCTAGTCCCTGGGGGCTTGGGTGACATCTGGAGTAGGATAGAGGAGGCTAGTTTTCTTCTTGGTTTGTATATCTTTGGTAAGAACCTTGTTGTGGTGAAGAGATTCATTGAGAGTAAGCAAATGAGAGAAATGTTGTCATACTACTATGGAAGATTTTATGGATCTAAAAGATACCGAAGATGGTCAGAGTGTCGAAAAGCTAAAAGCAGAAGGTCTATATTTGGACAAAGAATCTTCACCGGATTAAGGCATCAAGAATTGTTGTCTCGTTTGCTTCTCCATGTATCAGAAGAATGCCGGTTCATTGTCCTGCAG ATCTCTAAGACATATGGGGAGGGAAAAATTTCACTTGAACAATATGTGCTCACTTTAAAGGCTACATTTGGGTTGCCTGCTCTTGTAGAGGCAGTGGGAGTTGGAAAAGGGAAGCAAGATCTCACAGGAATTGTCATGGATACTCCAAAAGCCAATCAAATTGCTCCTTTGCGCCCAGAAGTACCGATGGGCAAAGCATGTTCAGCACTTACCACCACAGAAATCATCAAATTTTTAACTGGTGATTTCCGGCTTAGTAAAGCTCGGTCAAGTGACCTATTTTGGGAAGCAGTTTGGCCACGTTTGCTTGAAAGAGGGTGGCACTCTGAGGAGCCTTATAATCATGGCTTCCCTGCTGGTTCCAAACATTCTTTGGTCTTCCTTATACCTGGCATTAAGAAGTTCTCTAGAAGAAAACTAGTGAAGGGAGATCACTATTTTGATTGTGTAAGTGATGTCCTAAGTAAAGTTGCCTCAAATCCTGAACTTATAGAGATTGAATGCTACAGAACTAAGGAAGAAAATGGATGGACTGATGAAACAAAAGTGGACCAAGAAGACGTTCTTAATCAGCGACGCCATTGTTATCTAAAGCCGCGCACTTCCAGTCACAGTACCAATGTCATGAAGTTTACTGTTGTGGATACAAGTTTGTCAAATGGGAAAGCATGTACAGTGAGGGAAGTTAGATGCTTGCCAGGTGAAAATATGAACTCTCATACCTCTCTAAGTGACTCTGAAGAAGATGATGGGGACATTCTTGATGAGTTAGGTGATAAATATAGTTCTGCTGATACCTTTGGTTTGAACAAGGATCGGACTAATGATCTCAGAgctacaatgaccaattcatgtAAAACATTACCTTATGGTGGCAATGATTTTGAATATGATGTTTCCAAACAGAGTTATTTGGTTCATGGTGCCTGTTTAAATACTTTGCCTGCACATAATTTCGAAGATAAGGAGGCTGAAACACTTAAAGGCATACAGCAAGACAAGGCTACAAAGTCCAAATTTTTCCAGGAAATGGTTTCTGCAAATATACACCCTTTAGTCCCAGTTGCAAAAAGACGCCGGAGATTACCTCCTAGTCGCAAGGAGGTAACATGCCTCAGCACAACCAACAGCAGGGTTGATTTCAGATTCCAACAAGAAGCCAAGAGCTGTATAAACAGTTCTGATTTTAGTGAAAGCATTCCCACTCATACGAAGTTACCAGGCACCCCTATAACTACCACCAATGGCATTGCTAATAGTAATCTTTCGGCTGCTGAACATCCTCTTGAGAAACCTCCACTTCGTGCACTCTTTGACTTGAACATACCTCTCTCTCATGATGCTGAAATCGATAATTTCATGGTGGATACAACAGAAGCACAAGATTATAAAACGAACAAGGAACTTGATAAACCTCAAGAAGTGAAATCCCCAGAATGTGAGACTAATTCTGAGCAGGAAGCAAAGGTGAGCTCCCGTAGACACAGTACAAGAAATCGTCCTTTGACCACTAAAGTGCTGGAAGCTTTTGCTTGTGGATATATGGACGCAAAACAGAAGAGAAAAGCAAAGGATGCAATTCCTGGGGAGAACTTGAGGTTGAGAACCCCAAGACGAGCTCGTGCCAGTGTGACACCTCCAGAGGGCTTGAATTCCTTTACTTTGGATTTCACTGTGAGGCAAAATGGAAATGCTATCAGAAACAGTAATGCTGAGGTTTTCAACAATCCTGGAAATGCTATCAAAAACAGTAATGCTGAGGTTTTCAACTATCTTGGAAATGACATCAATTTTAAAACTGGTTAG
- the LOC133819389 gene encoding uncharacterized protein LOC133819389 isoform X2 has protein sequence MGQAFRRASGRLRATSSTDATVSWSTPKNVVDRKPPTVTTTIKEEIPKAGELGAAPDSDATLGRNADNVLEERDPKFDAMLGQMVGRIKTKPGGKLEMGEAFVVEQYKRPLPKLRNTKPDYSSIEGALTPSGTLNVAQLRHIVLLHEGKTADHNGSMSVQQIAEKFRVDVAEVQKILQFISLPPEEEKKKDGNRF, from the exons ATGGGTCAGGCATTTCGTCGAGCATCTGGAAGATTGCGTGCAACTTCGAGCACTGATGCGACGGTGTCTTGGTCGACCCCCAAGAACGTCGTTGATAGGAAGCCTCCGACAGTTACAACCACCATCAAGGAAGAGATCCCCAAAGCCGGCGAGCTTGGGGCCGCCCCCGATTCTG ATGCAACTTTGGGAAGAAATGCTGATAATGTACTTGAAGAACGAGACCCGAAATTCGATGCCATGCTTGGTCAGATGGTGGGTAGAATCAAAACTAAGCCTGGTGGAAAACTGGAAATGGGTGAG GCATTTGTGGTGGAACAGTACAAGAGACCGCTGCCGAAACTGCGAAACACGAAACCAGATTACAGCTCGATTGAAGGTGCGCTGACTCCTTCTGGAACCCTAAATGTTGCTCAGCTTCGTCACATTGTTCTTCTGCATGAAGGTAAGACTGCTGATCACAACGGATCCATGAGCGTTCAACAAATTGCCGAAAAATTTCGTGTTGATGTTGCAGAGGTTCAAAAGATCCTGCAGTTCATATCACTGCCTCcagaggaggagaagaagaaagatgggaacAGATTTTGA
- the LOC133819389 gene encoding uncharacterized protein LOC133819389 isoform X1 gives MGQAFRRASGRLRATSSTDATVSWSTPKNVVDRKPPTVTTTIKEEIPKAGELGAAPDSEDATLGRNADNVLEERDPKFDAMLGQMVGRIKTKPGGKLEMGEAFVVEQYKRPLPKLRNTKPDYSSIEGALTPSGTLNVAQLRHIVLLHEGKTADHNGSMSVQQIAEKFRVDVAEVQKILQFISLPPEEEKKKDGNRF, from the exons ATGGGTCAGGCATTTCGTCGAGCATCTGGAAGATTGCGTGCAACTTCGAGCACTGATGCGACGGTGTCTTGGTCGACCCCCAAGAACGTCGTTGATAGGAAGCCTCCGACAGTTACAACCACCATCAAGGAAGAGATCCCCAAAGCCGGCGAGCTTGGGGCCGCCCCCGATTCTG AAGATGCAACTTTGGGAAGAAATGCTGATAATGTACTTGAAGAACGAGACCCGAAATTCGATGCCATGCTTGGTCAGATGGTGGGTAGAATCAAAACTAAGCCTGGTGGAAAACTGGAAATGGGTGAG GCATTTGTGGTGGAACAGTACAAGAGACCGCTGCCGAAACTGCGAAACACGAAACCAGATTACAGCTCGATTGAAGGTGCGCTGACTCCTTCTGGAACCCTAAATGTTGCTCAGCTTCGTCACATTGTTCTTCTGCATGAAGGTAAGACTGCTGATCACAACGGATCCATGAGCGTTCAACAAATTGCCGAAAAATTTCGTGTTGATGTTGCAGAGGTTCAAAAGATCCTGCAGTTCATATCACTGCCTCcagaggaggagaagaagaaagatgggaacAGATTTTGA
- the LOC133819389 gene encoding uncharacterized protein LOC133819389 isoform X3 yields MGQAFRRASGRLRATSSTDATVSWSTPKNVVDRKPPTVTTTIKEEIPKAGELGAAPDSEDATLGRNADNVLEERDPKFDAMLGQMVGRIKTKPGGKLEMGEAFVVEQYKRPLPKLRNTKPDYSSIEGALTPSGTLNVAQLRHIVLLHEEVQKILQFISLPPEEEKKKDGNRF; encoded by the exons ATGGGTCAGGCATTTCGTCGAGCATCTGGAAGATTGCGTGCAACTTCGAGCACTGATGCGACGGTGTCTTGGTCGACCCCCAAGAACGTCGTTGATAGGAAGCCTCCGACAGTTACAACCACCATCAAGGAAGAGATCCCCAAAGCCGGCGAGCTTGGGGCCGCCCCCGATTCTG AAGATGCAACTTTGGGAAGAAATGCTGATAATGTACTTGAAGAACGAGACCCGAAATTCGATGCCATGCTTGGTCAGATGGTGGGTAGAATCAAAACTAAGCCTGGTGGAAAACTGGAAATGGGTGAG GCATTTGTGGTGGAACAGTACAAGAGACCGCTGCCGAAACTGCGAAACACGAAACCAGATTACAGCTCGATTGAAGGTGCGCTGACTCCTTCTGGAACCCTAAATGTTGCTCAGCTTCGTCACATTGTTCTTCTGCATGAAG AGGTTCAAAAGATCCTGCAGTTCATATCACTGCCTCcagaggaggagaagaagaaagatgggaacAGATTTTGA